A genome region from Candidatus Methylomirabilota bacterium includes the following:
- a CDS encoding response regulator, whose product MLPEARTVPRKWVLVVDDDARIRAVWTEALTSAGYAVVGSEDGMAALELIRDLFPDLILLDLNMPRLSGWGFLDTVRDHPHWSRIPILIVSAYLDDPDRPITEAGLNIVGRLEKPVRLTRLIAKVRETVGPGPPAPNGPRRGPP is encoded by the coding sequence GTGCTACCGGAGGCACGTACCGTCCCGCGGAAGTGGGTCCTCGTCGTCGACGACGACGCCCGGATCCGCGCGGTGTGGACCGAGGCGCTGACGTCCGCGGGTTACGCCGTGGTGGGGTCGGAGGACGGCATGGCGGCGCTGGAGCTGATCCGGGACCTCTTCCCCGACCTCATCCTTCTCGACCTGAACATGCCGCGCCTGTCCGGGTGGGGATTCCTGGACACCGTGCGCGATCACCCGCACTGGAGCCGGATCCCGATCCTGATCGTGTCCGCCTACCTGGACGATCCGGACCGGCCGATCACCGAGGCCGGCCTCAACATCGTCGGCCGGCTCGAGAAGCCGGTTCGCCTGACCCGCCTCATCGCGAAGGTGCGAGAGACGGTCGGACCGGGCCCGCCGGCCCCGAACGGCCCGAGGCGCGGGCCGCCGTAG